The Diabrotica undecimpunctata isolate CICGRU chromosome 3, icDiaUnde3, whole genome shotgun sequence genome includes the window TCATCAGCCTCTCTCTCAACGgtaaactttaggtgttcacattgggagttaaatgtgtttaaaacatcagtaactttgttttcagggaccgataaaatcaaatcatctacatatcattgaataaaaggtatgtgaaacgATATCTTTTCTTTACATGTTGTTGTATgttcatccaaaacaaagttacatagtattgGGGATAAATATTTTGCTTCTTATTGGAGTgccaaatatttgtttaaaaaaattaccattgtacaaaaagatgttagagacaaatataaatgttaaaattcttatgaaatcatctaaactgatcttggtatgcggagagatgctgttccagttatttttgatgctgttcAGAATAGCATCTAGTACTAGGTTTGTAAACAGTAACACAACATCTAAACTAATCAATATATAATTATTCAGAACTTTAACGTTGTTAATGAAGTTACTAAACGTGAAAGAATAtctaatatagaattcattggattCGTTTTAGAAAATTGTGAGAATATCTGTAAGGTGTTTAGCAAGTTTACTATTGGGAGCATCAATGGAAGAAACAATAGGCCTCATTGAAATAGTGGGTTTGTGAACTTTGGGCAGTGTATAAAACCTGGGTGcaactgcattgtaaatttttatgGATTTTGCAACCTCTGTTGTTATGGATTTGGAAGAAGCTAGATAAAactaatataaacaaaaaacttactgCTCGTGGTTACTAATTAGTACATTAACTTCGATAAACATGAAGaatttaaataacataaaaattaaacctattaaaattttaaactacactactaattataattttatttaataaaataattatttgatgtTAATTTGTCATCGCTCGAATGTCGTTTGACTAAATAATTCTGTAGGTTGGGAAAGAAGTTAACGAAAAAACAATCTATAGCAAAAtgataaaaatacataaaaatctcTAGGTAAATTTAGTAGAATAatgaattaaaaatcaaataagAACAGAGAAAACAACAAactatcatttaattttttttattccttttgttacttttaaattgtgaactgtatatgttgattatgattgttggaagagaagaaagaaaagaagaagatttatagTGAAAAGTTGAAGATTATCTATTATCCCtggacatgagaattgtaagaactaCAGATAatgtgttgaaaaccagatggttcagaaaacccatgtgTAGTAATAGATTTAAAGGCTATTACTCACATCATCCAAACAAGATGAAAAtaaaccttataacaggattaaacaAACGTGTTTTAAGGCTTTCTCATCCAAATTAtttacaagaagatcttcaattgttgaAAACTactttaattgaaaactcttatattttaaactaacatcagtcgaatttttATGCTCTTTGTCTGTTAACCTGAAACGTTGTGCTCTACATGGTTTAGAGACCtgaactctaacaaaaagtaatggaaacatgttaggatgttttgaaaaaaaggtACTAAGGCGAGTCTATGGAGGCTTTAATGACAatgaagtgtggagaagacgatacaacgaACTTTATCGAATATACCAGTAACCaaatatcgtaaaatatattaagatatgacGTTTGGGGTAAGTAGGGCATGTAGTGCGAATGGAACAAAATGGCCCAACTAGAAAATACTCCTTGATAGACTCATTGGTCAGAGACGAAGAGGAAGATTAAATACAAGGtatccttgataacatcgatggagacatgagaaatatgggaatatgtgTACGAGAATAAATGTTTCTGCTTCTTTGAATAACAAATAACCGTTAATGTCATGAATGCCAACCTCTTGAACATTTTTTGGACCCAAAAGTTTTTCAGATAATGTTTTTTAAATCCGTTTTGCAGTAATTTCATTAACAATCCTAATATTATTTGGTgagttactattttttttaacaattattagtTCCACTTTAtcagataatttttatttttattttagccctttaaaatatatgtaaCCACAATTAAAAGCTCGGGTAATTAAAAAGTgacttttattgactccaacccaccCAAAATtggggttatatatatatatatatatatatatatatatatatatatatataaaacacaatacaaaaaactgacattaggTAGTGATGGGGGTTAAGAGAGCGGTCGTCGCGGCTTAATCGATATTGAGTTTACGCGTTCAAAATCGCCTCGCGCTTATAATTTCAATTATTTCTGCTTCTATTCAAGCAATTTGTAAGTACGTATTAATACAATTTATAGACCCTTTAAACAACTAAAAATTAATTACCGTGAAACTAGCTTTATGTATCGCACACATTTATTTATCATAATAATGGTTTATAGATAAAGTCATTTATTCTTcactatttattgtaattatcattattataaattcaaaaaattgttcaaattttaagtattttgttatttttactataattaaattatatttcattatgtgtttaaTATCGCTCTCTAGGCTTTTTACAGTTTGGCTAACTACCGTATTCTTCACTCTCGTCTTCATCGCTGACCTCTTTGTATTCTAATTGAAACGCATTTTCTTCAAGAGATTCTAGTAAGACATCCTTTGTAGAGTTCAAATTATTACTCAGCCATTGTTGAACCTATAATATACTCTATAACAGTGTTGTTCTGCTGCAGATTAAGTAGATGGAAgcattaataaataaaagttctttttctggaatccttttttaaaacataaatatcGGAGAGTATTCAATTCAACTTTAAATCTTTTACCCACATACAACGTAGCTATGATTTTAAGACCTGCATTTTTTATTTGCTCGCGTAAAGCATATGGATCGTTGAAATTTTTCACTTAATTTTGTAAATCAACATCACCAAAaagtaatttattaattttttagacGTTTATcctaagatattttattttattagattccaatttattttattaaattattattattgttttttacaaaatatagtCAAATAATAAGTTATTAAATAATTAACTATGGCATGAAAATTAGAAATTATTtctgtaatttatatatatatatatatatatatatatatatatatatatatatataattaaggaCCTACTAGACATAATAAAAAAAGCAGACCTTAGAACCCTATACTTTTATTGTACGACCGATCATAACTCCAAAACTAATGAATcgatcattttatttttttaagcttCTTTTGAAGtacttttaatatcatttttgaaaattaaaattgattaacAATCAATGAAGTTACTCAAATTGTTTATAGggctaaaattttaaatttaaaaatccatcttgtttaaaacaaatccCTAGGCTATTCTGATCGactgattttaatttttcaaaatgggTTTAAAAGCTTGAATActcttttatgtgtaaaaaagttttgaaatgtttaaaagttttagtttttgacctgcataattttgaaaattattcatttttcCTTATATTAagattgcaaaataattttgtaaaatttttcgaTTTAAATGAATTTTCTGTAATGATTAAGCATACGAAAAAGTTTTCTTTTTTGGAAAATGAAAGTTctaagtttgattttaatatGGGAAATAAACtcacaaaaaatctttttttaactgtttttttttgtgttttctagtattttttttttcatattaataattaaaaaaaaaagaattataattataaaaacctcattaagtttgtaagtagtgaatttttaattaattataccaacacaatttattcatcacatttgtagctccctgatgaaggacataaccaatgtccgaaagcttggaataaagatttaaaagagtacacgtttcattttttattgttgcaaacccaatatttaacgtttattTCCTTACTTTGTCAGCAAAGACTTCtgattcttatatatatatatatatatatatatatatatatatatatatatatatatatatatatatatatatatatatatatatatgttactaTATGTTATGTTATTATATGTTTATTAACTAGAAATAATCTAACGTAAACGATTTATAAACAATTATAGTAATACCAACAAAAGTAGTGTTAACATAAACAAACCCCTAGgacattttttttctaacaaaGGGGGTGTAAAATCAATATCCTGTATATTAAAAAACAGATAATATATTATCATTTCTCAccataaaataatgaaataacgttaaatttttcaaaattgcactatcataaataattattatttacatttttagtCATTTGGCGTAACATATCCAGTTTTaaactttaacatattaattttacaCAATGAGTTCTTGTAATGTCGGAAGattgctatttttatatacatatgtCAAATTATTTCGTTTCGCTGGTGATGTGTGCACAGTTCTCGTATGCCAAACTAATATCTCTGAACAACATGAAGCTAGCATCTGAGCATCCTTAGCTTCAAACGGCGCAAGGCTTCTCAAAAATCCATCTTCTTCATATCCCGCTGTGTAGGGCATCTTAGCATTAGGACGCGCCAAAAGAAACTCGACCGAAACAGCAAAACCTGCCAAATCTACCGGAAACTTCCTACCACCAATCCATCCATCATAGAAATCTATAAATTTGCAGTTTTCTACAATAGGACTACTTAATCCTGTAATACTTAATACTGTAATGATGGActctcaaaattatttacaatacatttttttattcgtATACCGAAAATAGCCACCCTAacaacaaaacacacacacatacagatatatatatatatatatatatatatatatatatatatatatatatatatatatatagatatatatatatatatatctgtatgtgtgtgtgttttgttgtTAGGGTGGCTATTTTCGGTATacgaataaaaaaatgtattgtaaataattttgagagTCCATCATTACATGAGAAATGAATTTTGTTAACCAAGTAAATATTCTTAGATTAGGTAGATAatttttcagtgttctatttatATAATTCGGTAACTAATATCTACAtctttaaaaacatatttataattatactaatcaattgtttgtttcaATGCTTAATTCAAGACAGTATTTATTACACCACTGCTTTAATGTGATAAAAAATCGATAATCAAAATCCGGAAGTGTAATCTAATCGGATATTTTATCCCGTAAACTTTGCAGGTTAATATTTTAACATCAATTTATAAACATCGGAAAATAGTTCCAATTAAATCTTAATAACATTATGTCTCACaagtaaaaaatcatttattcgGGCAATATATCTACAAAAGTTTGCTTTAATTTCCAAAAACTAGTGCGTTCTTTCTTTTTCGTCGTTTATTCTGTAATGGTATTACTGGAATCTGTTGCAAATGACTTTGAAACACAAAAACTTTTGCCTCTACCTCAAGAAGAAATTGTGCAAAAGAAATTTGCTGATCGAGATATGAAGAAAACTAGAAAAATTGTGATTTTACTTTGTTTGTGTGTAGTGGTAATGATAACTCAGTTTTATGTGATAACACAAAATGTTAAAATTGAAGCCTCAAATCACTACAGTAAAGAGGAAACCGAGTTAGCAGAATTATATGTAATAACACCAACATTTAAGAAACCTGAGCAAATACCAGAGCTAGTGCGTTTATCACAAACTTTGTTGCTGATTCCTAAATTGACTTGGTTGGTGGTAGAAGATGGGTATGAAAAGAATGATCTTGTTGAAgctgttttaaaaagaaaaattggatTAAACTATAGATACTTACTAGCACCCATGCCTGAAAAATATCGAAACAGTTCCTACGCAAAACCCAAAGGAGTTTCCAATAGGAATAAAGGTTTGGAATGGATAAGAAAATATGCCCAAAATGGCGTGTTATATTTTGCCGACGACGATAATACATATGATGTAGAACTATTTCACGAAATTAGAAAAACCAAAACAGTGTCCTTATTTCCTGTTGGTTTAGTCACAGAATTAGGATTAAGTAGTCCTATTGTAGAAAACTGCAAATTTATAGATTTCTATGATGGATGGATTGGTGGTAGGAAGTTTCCGGTAGATATGGCAGGTTTTGCTGTTTCGGTCGAGTTTCTTTTGGCGCGTCCTAATGCTAAGATGCCCTACACAGCGGGATATGAAGAAGATGGATTTTTGAGAAGCCTTGCGCCGTTTGAAGCTAAGGATGCTCAGATGCTAGCTTCATGTTGTTCAGAGATATTAGTTTGGCATACGAGAACTGTGCACACATCACCAGCGAAACGAAATAATTTGacatatgtatataaaaatagcaatCTTCCGACATTACAAGAACTCATTGtgtaaaattaatatgttaaagtttAAAACTGGATATGTTACGCCAAATGactaaaaatgtaaataataattatttatgatagtgcaattttgaaaaatttaacgttatttcattattttatggTGAGAAATGATAATATATTATCTGTTTTTTAATATACAGGATATTGATTTTACACCCCCtttgttagaaaaaaaatgtcCTAGGGGTTTGTTTATGTTAACACTACTTTTGTTGGTATTACTATAATTGTTTATAAATCGTTTACGTTAGATTATTTCTAGTTAATAAACATATAATAACATAACATAtagtaacatatatatatatatatatatatatatatatatatatatatatatatatatatatatatatatatatgtatatataatgaatcagaagtctttgctgacaacgtaaggaaataaacgttaaatattgggtttgcaacaataaaaaatgaaacgtgtactcttttaaatctttattccaagctttcggacattggttatgtccttcatcagggagctacaaatgtgatgaataaattgtgttggtataattaattaa containing:
- the LOC140435612 gene encoding galactosylgalactosylxylosylprotein 3-beta-glucuronosyltransferase P-like, which encodes MVLLESVANDFETQKLLPLPQEEIVQKKFADRDMKKTRKIVILLCLCVVVMITQFYVITQNVKIEASNHYSKEETELAELYVITPTFKKPEQIPELVRLSQTLLLIPKLTWLVVEDGYEKNDLVEAVLKRKIGLNYRYLLAPMPEKYRNSSYAKPKGVSNRNKGLEWIRKYAQNGVLYFADDDNTYDVELFHEIRKTKTVSLFPVGLVTELGLSSPIVENCKFIDFYDGWIGGRKFPVDMAGFAVSVEFLLARPNAKMPYTAGYEEDGFLRSLAPFEAKDAQMLASCCSEILVWHTRTVHTSPAKRNNLTYVYKNSNLPTLQELIV